In the Pseudoliparis swirei isolate HS2019 ecotype Mariana Trench chromosome 21, NWPU_hadal_v1, whole genome shotgun sequence genome, one interval contains:
- the ostc gene encoding oligosaccharyltransferase complex subunit ostc, which translates to METLYNIPFALLECPNVKLKKPPWLRMPSAMTVYAVVMVSYFLITGGIIYDVIVEPPSVGSMTDEHGHQRPVAFLAYRVNGQYIMEGLASSFLFTMGGMGFIILDRSNAPNIPKLNRFLLLFIGFVSVLLSFFMARVFMRMKLPGYLMS; encoded by the exons ATGGAGACATTATACAATATTCCGTTTGCGTTGCTGGAATGCCCCAATGTCAAGCTGAAGAAGCCGCCGTGGCTGCGCATGCCGTCGGCCATGACTGTGTACGCGGTGGTTATGGTGTCCTACTTTCTCATCACCGGAG GCATCATCTACGATGTTATTGTAGAGCCACCTAGTGTGGGTTCAATGACTGATGAGCACGGACACCAGCGACCAGTGGCCTTTCTGGCGTACAG AGTAAATGGACAGTACATCATGGAGGGGCTGGCTTCCAGTTTCCTGTTCACGATGGGCGGCATGGGCTTCATCATCCTGGACCGCTCCAATGCACCAAACATTCCCAAACTCAACCGCTTCCTTTTGCTCTTCATCGGTTTTGTCAGCGTTCTCCTCAGCTTCTTCATGGCCAGAGTGTTCATGCGCATGAAGCTGCC AGGATACCTCATGAGCTAA
- the rpl34 gene encoding 60S ribosomal protein L34 yields MVQRLTYRRRLSYNTASNKTRLSRTPGNRIVFLYTKKIGKAPKSACGICPGRLRGIRAVRPQVLMRLSKTKKHVSRAYGGSMCAKCVRDRIKRAFLIEEQKIVVKVLKAQAQSQRSK; encoded by the exons ATGGTGCAGCGCCTGACTTACCGCCGTAGGTTGTCCTACAACACCGCCTCCAACAAAACCAGACT TTCCCGGACACCTGGTAACCGTATTGTGTTCCTGTACACCAAGAAAATCGGCAAGGCTCCCAAGTCGGCATGTGGCATCTGCCCAGGAAGACTGCGTGGA ATCCGCGCTGTTAGACCTCAGGTTCTAATGAGGCTTTCCAAGACCAAGAAGCACGTCAGCAGGGCCTACGGAGGCTCCATGTGCGCAAAGTGTGTGCGTGACAG GATCAAGCGTGCTTTCCTGATTGAGGAGCAGAAGATTGTCGTCAAGGTGCTCAAGGCACAGGCACAGAGCCAGAGATCTAagtaa